The following nucleotide sequence is from Ignavibacteria bacterium.
TAGCCAATCGCTTCATTCCACTCCCCTTTCTTCTCCATTATTTTGCCCAAATTGTAATATGGATATTGCTTGGATTCATATCGTTTCGCATGGAGAGCTGATTCTAACCAATGAATTGCTTCTTCGTAATGACCGAGAGCAATTAAATAAACTCCAATATCATTGTATGGATTTCCAAAATCTTTATCCAACTCAATTGCTTTTTTACATTCTTCTATAGCGTGTTCATAATCTCCACGAAAACTATAAGTCCAGCCAAGGAATGTATAAGCTTCAGCAGTTGGGTGCAGTTGAATAGACATTTGGTATGTGTTGATTGCTTCATCTAATTCTCCACGCATTTGTAATTCATATGCACGTTGAAAAAGCTGGCTGGCTCGTTTTATGTTTTCGTTAAATTCCATTTATTAATAATTTCTTTTTCAATCTACTTATAAAAATATAATAAGTTTCGGATTTAATTCGAATACAATAATTTTACCTTTGATTTTGAGTCAATTGAAATTTGTTTCAATTCAGTAATTACTCTTCTTTTTTCTCTTTTTAATTCTAAAATCGGAAGATTTTGGTAATTTTTTAGGCAGATAGAGGTGTAAATCTTCGAGCTTTATTAACTTTCGCTTGGATGTCGCAAGAAGTTTTTGCCTTTCCCTGTAAAGCTGACCAAAAATAGCTGCAAAAACAAATATGACTGAGCTGATGTAAAGCCAGAATGCAATAATTATCACAAATGTAACGTTTCCGTAAATTTTTCCATAGTTTACTACATTAGTGATGTAGTATCCAAAACCATATTTAGAAATTTCAAAAAATAGTGTTGCCCAAAATGCAGAAACAAAATAAACCTTGTGCGACATTTTTTCGTAAGGAATCAGTCCATAAAGAACATATGCTAGAAGCAGCGTAAGACTAAAAAGTATAAGA
It contains:
- a CDS encoding tetratricopeptide repeat protein translates to MEFNENIKRASQLFQRAYELQMRGELDEAINTYQMSIQLHPTAEAYTFLGWTYSFRGDYEHAIEECKKAIELDKDFGNPYNDIGVYLIALGHYEEAIHWLESALHAKRYESKQYPYYNLGKIMEKKGEWNEAIGYYTRALGCKPDYQPAKDAITRLVSWMN